One Dissulfuribacter thermophilus DNA window includes the following coding sequences:
- a CDS encoding pseudouridine synthase — protein sequence MIRLHKYIAQSGLCSRRKAEALIVAGRVQVNGKTVTKLGTKIDPEKDIVKVDGKVIKSNDEFIYIAYHKPRGILTTLNDPFGRPTILDHLRKTTGTYSFPRVYHVGRLDKDSEGLLILTNDGELTHRLLHPSKKVEKEYRVTVQGIPPKEAIRRLEKGVVIQGKKTMPCFIKKIKQVDGDSIFIVKLKEGRKRQIRYMFKSVGHPVKRLIRTRIGPVLLGKLAPGQFRYLSPKEIQALKNQT from the coding sequence TAAGATTACATAAATACATAGCTCAATCTGGCCTATGTTCCCGCAGGAAAGCTGAGGCACTCATAGTCGCTGGCAGAGTCCAGGTCAATGGGAAAACTGTAACTAAATTGGGTACCAAAATTGATCCTGAAAAAGACATTGTCAAGGTAGATGGAAAGGTCATTAAATCAAACGATGAATTTATTTATATTGCCTATCATAAACCTAGAGGGATTCTCACCACTCTCAATGATCCCTTTGGAAGGCCAACAATTCTAGATCATCTTAGAAAGACTACTGGTACTTATTCTTTTCCCAGGGTCTACCATGTGGGAAGGTTAGATAAAGACAGCGAGGGCCTGTTAATCCTGACCAATGACGGCGAGCTCACTCACAGGCTCTTACATCCATCCAAAAAGGTGGAAAAAGAATATAGGGTCACAGTACAGGGGATTCCACCCAAAGAAGCCATAAGACGGCTTGAAAAAGGGGTAGTCATCCAAGGCAAAAAGACCATGCCTTGTTTTATAAAGAAAATCAAACAAGTGGATGGCGACTCAATATTCATTGTGAAATTGAAAGAAGGCAGGAAACGTCAGATACGATACATGTTTAAGAGCGTGGGCCACCCAGTAAAACGATTGATCCGCACGAGAATCGGACCTGTACTCCTCGGCAAACTGGCCCCAGGCCAATTTAGGTATCTATCCCCAAAAGAGATACAGGCCCTAAAAAATCAAACTTGA